A region of the Arenibacter antarcticus genome:
GATACTAAAATATCACACAATCTTTTAAATATTCTATACATTTTTTTATTCAATTATTTTGTAATTCAAAAATTCGATGATTTCTTTTTATTCAGGGATTCAAGGATTTCTTTTTATTCAAGGATTCAACAATTCAAAGATTTCTTTTTATTCAAAGATTCAACAATTCAATAATTTAAAGATTAGTTTATATTTCGAATCATGTTCTAGTTTCTATTATTAGTAGTTCAATAATTGAACATTTTTTTATTTACTACTGAACTTGATGATCATCAATTAAAATCTTTGATTTTAATTATTTTAGCTCCAATTAGCCCTTAATGACTCACGACTACACTATTCAATCTTTGAATTATAAAAATCTCTGATTTTTATTTGAATCTTTGAATTCTTGAATCTTATCAACTAAAATTCGACTCAACCCAACCAGTTACATAAGTTCTCTCAACATTCAGCTAACCATAACACCCCTAGTTTCCATAGTCCATAGGTGGCTCCTTAAATTTAGCCCCTTTAAACTCTGAGTTCTTCAAGTAATTCATAAACAAACTCAATTGCTTTGAAATGTCAATTGTTAAGGCATATAATTTTTCGAAATCTGATTGATTTAAAATTTCTACATCTAGTGCCCTGTAGAGTTGAGACCTTAGTTCCCCTGCACTGCCTTTTGAATACGAAAGAAAATTTATAAAGTCTTTATTGCCTCCTCGCTCAAACCCTTCAGCTATATTGTCCATTATACTTCCACTGGTTTTGTAAAGATGGTTAATTAAAAAGCCATAATTATGATTGTCTTTACAAGCAAGAATCTTAAACATTTCAATATTTAACTGGCGACTTAACTCCCATACGTTAAGGTCCTCGAAACTGCTTATTTTGGACATGACTTTTTAATTCAAGGATTCTTTTTTAATTCAAGGATTCCTAATTCAATGATTTCTTATTCAAAAATTCAATGATTACTTTTAATTCAAGGATTCAACAATTCAACGATTTAATGATTAGTTTATATCTTGATTTGAGTTCTAGGTTCTATTATTAGTAGTTAATTATTAATCGTTCAGTTCGATCATGTGTATTATTTAAAATCTTTGATTTTAAATAGATTCAACACTATAGTCTCCAATGACTCACGACTACCCTAATCAATCTTTGAATAATAAAAATCTTTGATTTTTAGCGAATCTTTGAATTCTTGAATCTTTACCAACTAAAATTTACAATCATACTAACCTGTTACAACAGTTCTTTCAACATTCAGACAACCTCCAACACCCCATTACATTTTTTGGTCTAAACTCTTTCCGGTCTCAATATGCTCAAAATCTGGGAGGTGCTTTTTAAGTAGATCAACAATAGCTGTTTTGTCGTAATCCCCGGAATCCATAAGGGATTTTAATTGTTCTATTGTAGAAGTGATTTCTTCCTGAGACAATTTACGAGCATTTTTAATGACGCCTAAACTCGAATAAGTGTCCTGATCCACTACATCTTTATCGGTATAGAATTCTTCATACAATTTCTCTCCAGAGGTGTCGGTATTAAAGAAATATACTGGATATGGATCGCCTTCTTTTGTTGTCAATGCTTTTGTCTTGGCCTCGTCATCCGATTGACACTCTATAATAGGACGATTAGACGCTTTGAAGAAATCGATAGTTATATCTTTAAAATAAACCATTTCTTCAGCGGCTAATTTTGGGAAAAATATTTCGCCAGAATTACCCAACATACAGGCTAACATACAAATCTGTCCACTTTCTTCTGGCGACACAAAAAATCGTTGTACGTCGGAAGGGCAGGAGATAGGTTGGTTCTGGAACAAACGCTCTATATAACCTGCTAAGAGCGAACCATTAGAAAACGCCACGTTTGCGAAACGTGCAGTTGTAATTTGCAGGTCCTTACTGTAGGCCATAATTACTTCTTCCATTAGTTTTTTACTGGCACCCATAACGTTTACTGGATTGGCCGCCTTGTCCGTTGAGACACAGAAGAAATGCTCAGGTTTATTGTCTACCAATAAATCCAAAAATTCCTTTGCCTTGAAAACGTTATTGTCTATCATGGCTTCAATGGAATACTTGTCTTTTTCACTACGCACGTGTTTATGTGCAGCAAAATTGGCAACGATATGAAATGGTCCTTCCGCCAAGAACATTTTTTTAAACACCGGATCCCCAAAATTCATGGGATAGGTTCTAAAGTCGTCCGGGACAAACATATTGGCGTCCGATCGTAATTGACGTGTTAATTCTGTAAGCCCGTTTTCATTAGTATCCACCACATAAAGTTTACCGGGCTTAAATTTCAAAATAGCTTTAATATAAGAGGAGCCAATAGTTCCAGCCCCGCCAATAACCAAAACCGATTTGCCTGCTATTTTACTACTAAGAAGTTCTTTATTATTTTGAATATCACTTTGGAAAAGACTTTGGGATCTTTTAGTGATGTAGGTGTTAATGAAATGGGGAATGTCTATGAGGTTCATTTTTTTTTAATTCAAGGGTTATTATTCGAAAATTCAAAGATTCAAAGATTCAAAGTGAAAAAATTCAAAGATTCGAGGATTCAAGGAGCTCATGTAAATCTTAATTCCCTTTACAACCTATAAATCTTTGAATAAAAAAAATCGAAGATTTTTATTGAATCATAGAATGGTAAAATCGGAGATTTTATTTATAGAAAGCTTTAATGGTAGCTACTACTTTCTCCATTTGTTCTTGTGTTATGCCGGCTGAACTTGGAATGCTAATACTGGTATCATAAACAGAAGCTGAAACATCAGTCTTATTAAAGTAAAACTCGTCTTTAAACATGTCCAATTGGTTCATGGGCATCCAAAATGGACGAGATTGCACTCCATTAGCATTTAAATATTCTAATAGTTCTCGCATACGGGAGGTGCTAAACGTAAACAACCAGCCATTGGGATTTGTTCCTTCAGGAATTTCTTGAAATTTAATATCTCCAACTCCATTTAACTCCTTACGGTAAAAGGCATCCATGCCTCTCTTATCCTTTAAGATGGTTGGAAATTGTTCCATTTGTGCCACACCAATTGCGGCCAACACATTTACCAGGCGATAATTATACCCAATTTCGTCATGAATATAATCCATGGCACTGATTTTTGCTTGGGTGGTTAAATGTTTAGCCTTTTTTGCTAATTCTTCATCATCAGTGACGATAACTCCGCCACCACCTGTGGAAATAATTTTATTCCCATTAAAACTGAAGACCCCCAATTTTCCAAATGTCCCAGCGTGTTTATCATTAAAAGTAGATCCTAATGCCTCGGTAGTATCTTCTATCACTTCTAAATGGTAGGTTTCAGCAATGGCCATTAAACGATCCATATCGCCTATATTACCCAATACATGGACAGGCATTATGGCACGGACACGTTTGTTAGTGCGTTTATCAAAGCTGAACAGCCCTGTTTCGGTTTCCTTCTTTGTAGTCTCCTCCTGTAAATACTTTTCAAGAAGATCTAGATCCATTTGCCAATTGTTGGAATCCACATCTATAAGAATTGGGGTTGCTCCTGTATATTTTATGGCATTTAAAGTTGCTATAAAGGTGATGTTAGGTGCAATAACGTGGTCGTCCGCAGTAACCCCTAACAAGATTTGCGCAATATGCAGTCCTACGGTACCATTCATGCACGCTACACCGTATTTGGCACCGGCATACTCGGCGACCATCTCTTCAAATTGGGTAACATAACTTCCGGCAGAGGAGATCCAGCCGGTATCTAGGCAATCTTTTACGTACTTCCATTCGTTGCCTTCTAATTTGGGGATAGATAAAGGGATCATTATTCGTTAGTTTTAATTTTATGTTTCAATCCTTAATTCAAAAATTCAATGATATAAGGATTCAATGATTAGTTAATCTTTAAATTGATGTTCTAGTTGTGATTATTAGTTTTTTAATATTTGAATCACTCTTTAATTCAATGATTTAAGGATTCAAAGATTAGTTAATATTAAAATTGGTGTTCTAGGCTCAATTATTAGTTGGTCAATATTTGAATCACTCTTTAATTTAATGATTCAACAATTTAAGGATTCAATGATTAGTTAATTTTTAAATTGGTGTTCTAGTTTTAATTATTAGTTTTTCAATATTTGAATCACTCTTTAATTCAATGATTCAATAATTTAAGGATTCAAAGATTAGTTAAACCTTTAAATTGTTGGTCTAGGCTCAATTATTAGTTGGTCAATATTTGAATAATAAAAATCGGAGATTTTTATTAAATCTTTGAATTCTTGAATCTCCTTAAACTAAAATCTCCAATCCTTCTAACCAGCTGAATCAGTCCTTTTATCACTCAACAATACGACAGACTACAATCTCCGATTTTTATAGAATCTTTGAATTCTTGAATCTTCAATAACTATATATTTCAATCGCTCTAACCTGCTGCATCTGTTCACTAATCATTCAAGTAACCGTTACCAATTTTATTTGACAAGTTGTTTTGCGGGATTACCTATTACCGTTTGATTATCAGGAACATCTTTAATGACTACTGCTCCGGCCCCTACAACCACGTCATCACCAATAGTTATTCCTTGTTTAACAACTGCGCCTGCCCCTATAAAGCTGCGTTCGCCTACAGTAACATTACCAGCAAGTACCGCACCTGGGCCTATATGGGCAAAGGATTTAATATTGGCTTCATGCTCAACAATAGCTCCTGTATTTATTATTACACCTGTTTCTATAGTACTAAGGGCATTCACAATGGCCCCTGCTGAAATAAGAACATTGGTGCCTACAGAAACTGTTTTGGAGATTATTGCAGATGGATGGAGTAAGGAGATAAACATATCCGTTTTTATAGTGGAAATAGTTTTAAAGACATTTTCCCTGATGTTGTTATTTCCAATACTTCCGAATAACATTCCTTTGTGTTGCTCAAATTGTTCTTCGGGCCCCAAGTATTGTAATTTGTAAGGGTTACCATCTAATTTATTAAAATCATGATAGCCTATAACTTCATAGCCCAGTAAAGTTGCAGTCTCTAAACACACATAAGCGTGGCCGGAATATCCTATAAGTGCTATATGCTTTTTTAGGTTCAATTTTATAGGAATTTCTAGATTGTATTAATAAACTTACAACTTTCTGATTTAATAAAATCTTCGGAAATATGGTTATAGTTGGAATAATTAAAAACTATGTACCAAGGATTTTATTAATTTATTGAATATGAGATAGATACTGTTGTGCAAGCTTTTCCCTATCAAAATGTAGCTTGGCGTATTCGTGCCCATTGACTCCCATGTTATGTAGTTCTTCCGGCTTCCGGTAAATAGCCTTTAACTTCTCTGCAATATCCTGTGCATTCTCGGGTTCAACGTATATTCCACAGTTTGCGGTTTCTACTAAATTCCGAGAAACCCCATCTATAGCAAGTAAGACTGGGACTCTACAAGACATGTAATCAAAGGTTTTATTACTGTAAATTGTTTTGAAGGTATCTACTTTTTTAAGTACAGATGCCCCCATGTCTGAGGCCAAAATATACTTAAACACATCTTCCTTGGCTACTGGTTCTCTAAAAATAACATGTTCCTCTAAACCACGTTTTTTAGTTTCCTCTTGGAGCATTTGTTTTTGCATTCCACTCCCTATCAATTGGAAGGTTATGTTGGTGTCCCTAAAATGTTCTGCAGCATCCAATAGCTGAATTAAATGATTGGCTACACCGTGAGCACCTACATAAGTAATCACAAATTTATGATCTAGCCCAATCTCCTTTTTAAAAGATTGCGCATCAAAAGTGCTAAGTCTTTCAGATAAGGTGAAATCGGCGGCATTTGGAATAAAGATAATTTTCTCTGGAGCTATTCCCTTTTCTATTAATTTGTCACGGAAGGCTGGGGTTAGAACATTTATTAACTTGGCTCGTTTGTATAAAAACGTTTCAAACCAATAAGCCAATTTTATGATCATTTTATTTTGTAATACACCTGTGTCAATAGCCGACTCTGGCCATAAATCCCTTACTTCAAAAACAAATGGAACTCTTTTTATTTTGGAAAGTACATAGGCGGTCATACCGACAAATAAAGGGGGAGAGGTTACTAAAATCACGTCATATTTCCCTTTGGTTTTAAATAAACCTCCCCAAATAGCGGAGAACATAAAAGAAAAATAACCCCATAATCTTCCTAGAAAATTTACGTTGTAACTTTTTGATACGTGGCAACGAATTACATCGACATTCTTATAGAATGGAGCATCCTTAAAAAAATATTTGCCTTTGTAGCGTTCTGGTTTTTTTCCTGTGATATAATTCACCATTCCCGCCAATACAGTTACTGAATGGCCTAGATTACCCCAAACTTGGGTCATTTCATTAAAGCGGGAACCACCGCCTTCTCCTTTTTCCAAAAAATATTGGTGTATCAATAATATTTTCACTAAGTTTCTTTTAATGTTATTGTTGTAATCATGGTTTGCTGGCTTCTAAAACTATAGCGTATACCTTTTTCTTTTACTCCGTAATAACTTGAATGCCATTTCTCTTCTACTTTAGGAGTTATGATTTTGCCATCAAGAGTTTTGCACTGGATTTCCACAAGCTTAAAAACTTCCGGGTTAACATGCCAATAAACACTTCTTTCCTTTCCGTTAGCTTTACTCAGTTTATCGGTAACTAGCCATTGGTTCTCACCTCTATTCTTTTCAACTTTTCGTGAATGAATAATTTCTTTTTCTAGATATTGAAACCCTTCAATTTCCCCTTCAAAAATCATTTGTTTTGCAGATTCACTCATTTTAGCTTTGGCACGTTTAATCCAATAATACCAAATAAAGCGGCCTCCACGTAGCATTTGGTTATGACCTTCTAGCGACAGTGTATTGTGCCCTTCACACCCAGTAAAGTAATCTACTGTTTCTTTATCGGTATTATATTTATAGGTGCCATTATCCCACAAGTAATTAATACCATCTTTAAAAATATCTAAATGAAGATTATCGCTTTGGGAAGGTCTGTCTTTGTATGAACCACACCTAAGGAAAGTCTTTATAGTATCTTCCTGATGAATGTAATAACCACCATCTTGAAATTCGTAAACACCTTGTATATTTCCTTCAACAACCTTAAAATCCTTCAGTCCATACCATGCCTGACTTTCTTGGATTTTACTTACACTATTTTCTAAAACGGCTCGTAAATCATTCAACTGAGAAGTATATACTCTAAAGTCATCCTCTGTCCATTTATAGAATAAGGCGCCATCGTTGTTGCCATAGTTAGGTAATTTCCCGCTTACGGAATCTGAAGAAACATCTAGAAATTTCAGGGAAAGCGCTGCTCTTTCCTTTATAATAGGCGAAAAAGATTTGCCATGTAGATCTGCCAATCGCAAGCCCCAAGTTAATAATTGAACTACTACACGATGATAGTTCATACTAAATTGTAGAAAGGTGCCATCTGGATAGATTTGATACTCTACCTCCTGTTGAAACCATTTTTCACCTTCCTTGCTCCATTTGGCCGTATCAGGCAAGAATGGAAATAATAGTCCGGATAAATACAGCATCAAGGTTTCTGTGATGGCGTGGTTATTTCTAACCGCTATCCTCGAAAAGTCAATATGATGATATATATGATGCAGCTGCCAATAAATTGCATGCATTATTTTTTCAAAACGCTCCTCTGTTAGATTAGGAGCATCTTTATAGTAATATAGTGCCAAAGTCCAATTCATGGTACGAAGGCTGATTTCCTGACTGCAGCGATAGTTAGGCCCGCAATTAATAGGGTTTTTCTCTATAAAATCTATAATCTGTCCAAACACAAACTCCGATTGATCTTCCTGAAAATGAAAATCGTAACGAATAATATCCGTTAAAAAGGCAAAGCGCGATTTTTCCCAGACAAATTTGATATCTCCTCTCTCTTCAGAAAAATCGGCTATAGTGGACCAATGTTCATTTACATCATAGCGATAGCCAGTTACAGGATTAGTTACCCAATCATAATCTTTCCCTAAGTCGTATTCCACTTTACCAAACAGCACAAACCTGCCCTGTTTCATGGCCTCAACTCGCTTTTTTAAAGATTCTTGAGGCGTGGGAGTTAAGGAAATGTTTTTTCCTTCAAAAAAAAACGGAGGGGTTTCTTTCCTCCATTTTTCTAATGATATAAATTGTTTAAATGATGGATTGATTGGGTGTCTTTTTTTTAAAACCCCTAGTTTCCTTTCTAGTTCATGGCGTACACGATAAATAGTATATCGTGCGCCCATATTTTGAACTAATTGAAAAGATCTATTTAATTTATTTAACACTCTATGGTTACATTAATCTCACTCAAAAAGAGCAGAATATATTTATTATAATACAAAAAAAGTTCCTTGGTACAAAATAGTTTTTATCTACTTTTTGAAGTTTCAATATCTATCCATCCTCGTTTTTTCAAACTCTCTATAGCTGCAAAAGAAGCTTGAGTGGTGTTTACTATTTCATCCATCGGGATTAATGGACTGCCACCTTTCTTTACAGCAGCGATAAGCTCAGTAAATTGGGCTTTATGTCCTTTGTCTAGTTTTGTTTTTAACTTACTAAATCCTTTAAATCCGTAACCTTTAGTTACTCTAAAGTTATCCATTATCAAAGTACGTTCCTGGCAGTAAACCTCCACCCGTTCTTTTGAGTAGGCCTTTGAGCCATTTGAGAAATAATTTATAACTCCTGTAGAACCGTTTTCATATTGTAAAAGTATGGAAGCATTGTCGGTATTTTCCGCTGGATTCATGCCCATGGCATTCATACAAACAGATTTTATTTTACTCCCTGTTAAATAGGTAATCAAATCCATAAAGTGACAGGCTTCTCCAATAATTCTTCCACCTCCCACTTGCATATCGTGTACCCACACATTGGCTGGAATATTTCCAGCATTCATAGTGGCAATTACGTTCATTACAGAATTACCCACCAACTCCTTCATCTTGCGTGCGTGAGGCGAAAATCTTCTATTGAAACCTACGGTCAAACTACTTCCAGCTTTTTCGTGAGCTGAAATTATAGTATTTAGCTCCGAATTATTTAAAGCCAAAGGTTTCTCTACAAATACATGCTTCCCAGCTTGCAAACTATCAATTACCATTGGAGCGTGTAGATTATGACGCGTAGTAATCAATACAAGATCAACATCAGGATCATTTAATATATCCTTATAATTTGTTGTAGAATGGCTAAATCCGTGCTTTTGAGCCATGGCCGTACCACTAACCCCACCTTGGCTAGCAATATATTTGTACTCTGCTCCGCTATTTTTGAGTGCTGGTAGCATTGTCATTTTGGTAAAATTCCCTGAACCGACTACTCCAATAACACCTTTACTACCTTCATAACTCTTACCACTAATCGATATAGTATGGGATGGTGTTAATTGAGTTTGCTTAGGGTATGTAAGTATAGAAGCAATGGAACGGCTGCTGCCTATCTCTCCATAAATCTTCATATAATCTTCCAGAGGAATTTGTTCTGTTATAAGCTCTTTTACATTTAAATTACCTGATGAAATAGCTTGAAGAATAGCCTCAAAATTACGTTTTTCCGTCCAACGAACAAAAGGTAACGGATAGTCTGTTCCTCTTCCTTCATAATCCTCATCATAACGTCCAGGGCCATAAGAACAGGACACTTGGAAGCTAAGTTCTTTTTCATAAAACTCTGCACGACTGATATTTAAACCAATAACACCTAC
Encoded here:
- a CDS encoding four helix bundle protein, with protein sequence MSKISSFEDLNVWELSRQLNIEMFKILACKDNHNYGFLINHLYKTSGSIMDNIAEGFERGGNKDFINFLSYSKGSAGELRSQLYRALDVEILNQSDFEKLYALTIDISKQLSLFMNYLKNSEFKGAKFKEPPMDYGN
- a CDS encoding polysaccharide biosynthesis protein; protein product: MNLIDIPHFINTYITKRSQSLFQSDIQNNKELLSSKIAGKSVLVIGGAGTIGSSYIKAILKFKPGKLYVVDTNENGLTELTRQLRSDANMFVPDDFRTYPMNFGDPVFKKMFLAEGPFHIVANFAAHKHVRSEKDKYSIEAMIDNNVFKAKEFLDLLVDNKPEHFFCVSTDKAANPVNVMGASKKLMEEVIMAYSKDLQITTARFANVAFSNGSLLAGYIERLFQNQPISCPSDVQRFFVSPEESGQICMLACMLGNSGEIFFPKLAAEEMVYFKDITIDFFKASNRPIIECQSDDEAKTKALTTKEGDPYPVYFFNTDTSGEKLYEEFYTDKDVVDQDTYSSLGVIKNARKLSQEEITSTIEQLKSLMDSGDYDKTAIVDLLKKHLPDFEHIETGKSLDQKM
- a CDS encoding LegC family aminotransferase, with product MIPLSIPKLEGNEWKYVKDCLDTGWISSAGSYVTQFEEMVAEYAGAKYGVACMNGTVGLHIAQILLGVTADDHVIAPNITFIATLNAIKYTGATPILIDVDSNNWQMDLDLLEKYLQEETTKKETETGLFSFDKRTNKRVRAIMPVHVLGNIGDMDRLMAIAETYHLEVIEDTTEALGSTFNDKHAGTFGKLGVFSFNGNKIISTGGGGVIVTDDEELAKKAKHLTTQAKISAMDYIHDEIGYNYRLVNVLAAIGVAQMEQFPTILKDKRGMDAFYRKELNGVGDIKFQEIPEGTNPNGWLFTFSTSRMRELLEYLNANGVQSRPFWMPMNQLDMFKDEFYFNKTDVSASVYDTSISIPSSAGITQEQMEKVVATIKAFYK
- a CDS encoding NeuD/PglB/VioB family sugar acetyltransferase, which produces MNLKKHIALIGYSGHAYVCLETATLLGYEVIGYHDFNKLDGNPYKLQYLGPEEQFEQHKGMLFGSIGNNNIRENVFKTISTIKTDMFISLLHPSAIISKTVSVGTNVLISAGAIVNALSTIETGVIINTGAIVEHEANIKSFAHIGPGAVLAGNVTVGERSFIGAGAVVKQGITIGDDVVVGAGAVVIKDVPDNQTVIGNPAKQLVK
- a CDS encoding glycosyltransferase family 4 protein, which codes for MKILLIHQYFLEKGEGGGSRFNEMTQVWGNLGHSVTVLAGMVNYITGKKPERYKGKYFFKDAPFYKNVDVIRCHVSKSYNVNFLGRLWGYFSFMFSAIWGGLFKTKGKYDVILVTSPPLFVGMTAYVLSKIKRVPFVFEVRDLWPESAIDTGVLQNKMIIKLAYWFETFLYKRAKLINVLTPAFRDKLIEKGIAPEKIIFIPNAADFTLSERLSTFDAQSFKKEIGLDHKFVITYVGAHGVANHLIQLLDAAEHFRDTNITFQLIGSGMQKQMLQEETKKRGLEEHVIFREPVAKEDVFKYILASDMGASVLKKVDTFKTIYSNKTFDYMSCRVPVLLAIDGVSRNLVETANCGIYVEPENAQDIAEKLKAIYRKPEELHNMGVNGHEYAKLHFDREKLAQQYLSHIQ
- a CDS encoding heparinase II/III family protein; translation: MKQGRFVLFGKVEYDLGKDYDWVTNPVTGYRYDVNEHWSTIADFSEERGDIKFVWEKSRFAFLTDIIRYDFHFQEDQSEFVFGQIIDFIEKNPINCGPNYRCSQEISLRTMNWTLALYYYKDAPNLTEERFEKIMHAIYWQLHHIYHHIDFSRIAVRNNHAITETLMLYLSGLLFPFLPDTAKWSKEGEKWFQQEVEYQIYPDGTFLQFSMNYHRVVVQLLTWGLRLADLHGKSFSPIIKERAALSLKFLDVSSDSVSGKLPNYGNNDGALFYKWTEDDFRVYTSQLNDLRAVLENSVSKIQESQAWYGLKDFKVVEGNIQGVYEFQDGGYYIHQEDTIKTFLRCGSYKDRPSQSDNLHLDIFKDGINYLWDNGTYKYNTDKETVDYFTGCEGHNTLSLEGHNQMLRGGRFIWYYWIKRAKAKMSESAKQMIFEGEIEGFQYLEKEIIHSRKVEKNRGENQWLVTDKLSKANGKERSVYWHVNPEVFKLVEIQCKTLDGKIITPKVEEKWHSSYYGVKEKGIRYSFRSQQTMITTITLKET
- a CDS encoding bi-domain-containing oxidoreductase; translation: MKQIIQSFKTGETILEEVPAPQVKRGQILIQTTRSLVSLGTERMLVEFGKSNLISKARQQPDKVKQVLDKIKTEGLMPTLEAVFNKLGEPLPLGYCNVGKVIGVGEGVSEFKVGDRVASNGQHAEFVSVPKNLVAHIPDNISDEEAAFTVIGSIGLQGMRLLNPTFGETVVVTGLGLIGLLTAQMLLANGCRVIGIDIDQSKLDIAKQWGVIPINPKQSDVVNEVTELTNGVGADGVIITASAKTDAIISQAAQMSRKRGRIILVGVIGLNISRAEFYEKELSFQVSCSYGPGRYDEDYEGRGTDYPLPFVRWTEKRNFEAILQAISSGNLNVKELITEQIPLEDYMKIYGEIGSSRSIASILTYPKQTQLTPSHTISISGKSYEGSKGVIGVVGSGNFTKMTMLPALKNSGAEYKYIASQGGVSGTAMAQKHGFSHSTTNYKDILNDPDVDLVLITTRHNLHAPMVIDSLQAGKHVFVEKPLALNNSELNTIISAHEKAGSSLTVGFNRRFSPHARKMKELVGNSVMNVIATMNAGNIPANVWVHDMQVGGGRIIGEACHFMDLITYLTGSKIKSVCMNAMGMNPAENTDNASILLQYENGSTGVINYFSNGSKAYSKERVEVYCQERTLIMDNFRVTKGYGFKGFSKLKTKLDKGHKAQFTELIAAVKKGGSPLIPMDEIVNTTQASFAAIESLKKRGWIDIETSKSR